A portion of the Streptomyces coeruleoprunus genome contains these proteins:
- a CDS encoding TetR/AcrR family transcriptional regulator, giving the protein MARVSQEHLDARRRQILDGAARCFARNGFHATSMQDVLREADLSAGAVYRYFRGKEELIEAIVNEVLDTVRTAFEEAAAKSPPPPPDVLVGQVMTQVLTERTGLSYEGEEGFPRLMVQVWTETLRNERLSAVMRTGYARVRQAWIGVVEAYQEAGLMRRDIPAEHVARTMVAAAQGFAVQQALFGAAPVSVLQDGLRGLMSMTSPMDSPSSS; this is encoded by the coding sequence ATGGCCCGCGTTTCCCAGGAGCACCTCGACGCCCGCCGCCGCCAGATCCTCGACGGCGCCGCCCGCTGCTTCGCCCGCAACGGTTTCCACGCCACGTCCATGCAGGACGTCCTGCGCGAGGCCGACCTCTCGGCCGGCGCCGTCTACCGCTACTTCCGCGGCAAGGAGGAGCTGATCGAGGCCATCGTCAACGAGGTCCTCGACACCGTCCGCACCGCCTTCGAGGAGGCCGCGGCGAAGAGCCCGCCCCCGCCGCCGGACGTCCTGGTCGGCCAGGTCATGACCCAGGTCCTCACCGAGCGCACCGGGCTGTCGTACGAGGGAGAGGAGGGCTTCCCGCGGCTGATGGTGCAGGTCTGGACCGAGACGCTGCGCAACGAAAGGCTGTCCGCCGTCATGCGCACCGGGTACGCGCGCGTCCGGCAGGCCTGGATCGGCGTCGTCGAGGCCTACCAGGAGGCCGGGCTGATGCGCCGGGACATCCCCGCCGAGCACGTCGCCCGCACGATGGTCGCCGCCGCGCAGGGCTTCGCCGTCCAGCAGGCCCTCTTCGGCGCCGCCCCCGTGTCGGTCCTCCAGGACGGGCTGCGCGGGCTGATGTCCATGACCTCCCCCATGGATTCACCAAGCAGCAGTTAA
- a CDS encoding urease subunit gamma has product MQLTPHEQERLLIHVAADVAEKRRARGVRLNHPEAVALITSHILEGARDGRTVAELMASGRKVLSRDDVMDGIPEMIHDVQVEATFPDGTKLVTVHDPIV; this is encoded by the coding sequence GTGCAACTGACCCCGCACGAGCAGGAGCGTCTGCTCATCCATGTGGCCGCCGACGTGGCGGAGAAGCGCCGGGCCCGCGGGGTGAGACTGAATCACCCCGAAGCGGTCGCCCTCATCACCTCGCACATCCTGGAGGGCGCGCGCGACGGCCGCACGGTCGCCGAACTCATGGCGTCCGGGCGGAAGGTGCTCAGCCGCGACGACGTCATGGACGGCATCCCCGAGATGATCCACGACGTCCAGGTCGAGGCGACCTTCCCGGACGGCACCAAGCTCGTCACCGTCCACGACCCGATCGTCTGA
- a CDS encoding urease subunit beta: MIPGEILYADEPVALNEGRPVTRLTVLNAADRPVQVGSHYHFAEANPGLDFDRRAAHGLRLNIAAGTAVRFEPGIPVDVELVPLAGARLVPGLRGETGGALDD; the protein is encoded by the coding sequence ATGATCCCCGGGGAGATCCTGTACGCCGACGAGCCCGTGGCCCTCAACGAGGGCCGCCCGGTGACCCGTCTCACCGTGCTCAACGCCGCCGACCGGCCCGTCCAGGTCGGCTCCCACTACCACTTCGCCGAGGCCAACCCGGGCCTCGACTTCGACCGCCGCGCCGCACACGGCCTGCGGCTCAACATCGCTGCCGGTACGGCCGTGCGCTTCGAGCCCGGCATCCCGGTCGACGTCGAACTCGTACCGCTCGCCGGAGCACGGCTCGTGCCCGGGCTGCGCGGCGAGACCGGAGGTGCCCTCGATGACTGA
- a CDS encoding urease subunit alpha: MTDRSRALIDRAVYADLFGPTTGDRIRLADTDLLVEIEEDRSGGPGRAGDEAVFGGGKVIRESMGQARTSRAEGAPDTVITGVVIIDHWGIVKADVGIRDGRITGIGKAGNPDTMDAVHPDLVIGPETEIIAGNGRILTAGGVDAHVHFISPTLIDQALSSGITTLVGGGTGPAEGSKATTVTPGPWHLARMFEALDGFPVNIGLLGKGNTVSREAMRSQLRGGALGFKIHEDWGATPAAIDACLGVCDETGAQLAIHTDTLNEAGFVGDTLAAIAGRTLHAYHTEGAGGGHAPDIITVVSEPYVLPSSTNPTRPHTVNTLEEHLDMLMVCHHLNPAVPEDLAFAESRIRPTTIAAEDILHDLGAISIISSDSQAMGRIGEVVLRTWQTAHVMKRRRGALPGDGRADNHRARRYVAKYTINPAVAQGIDHEIGSVETGKLADLVLWNPAFFGVKPELVLKGGQIAYAQMGDANASIPTPQPVLPRPMFGAHGRAPATNSVNFVSQAAIDDTLPGRLGLGKRFVATGNTRGLTKADMRENAALPRVEVDPDSFAVTIDGDPVEPAPATELPMAQRYFLF, from the coding sequence ATGACTGACCGCAGCCGCGCCCTGATCGACCGGGCCGTCTACGCCGACCTGTTCGGCCCCACCACCGGCGACCGTATCCGCCTCGCCGACACCGACCTCCTCGTGGAGATCGAGGAGGACCGCTCCGGCGGCCCCGGACGCGCCGGCGACGAGGCCGTGTTCGGCGGCGGGAAGGTCATCCGCGAGTCGATGGGCCAGGCCCGTACGAGCCGCGCCGAGGGCGCCCCCGACACGGTGATCACCGGAGTCGTGATCATCGACCACTGGGGGATCGTCAAGGCCGACGTCGGCATCCGCGACGGCCGCATCACCGGCATCGGCAAGGCCGGCAACCCCGACACGATGGACGCCGTCCACCCCGATCTGGTCATCGGCCCCGAAACGGAGATCATCGCCGGCAACGGCAGGATCCTCACCGCCGGAGGCGTGGACGCCCACGTCCACTTCATCTCGCCCACGCTGATCGACCAGGCCCTGTCGTCCGGCATCACCACCCTCGTCGGCGGCGGCACGGGCCCCGCCGAGGGCAGCAAGGCCACCACCGTCACACCCGGCCCCTGGCACCTGGCCCGCATGTTCGAGGCGCTGGACGGGTTCCCCGTCAACATCGGCCTGCTCGGCAAGGGCAACACCGTCTCGCGCGAGGCCATGCGCTCCCAACTGCGCGGCGGTGCACTCGGCTTCAAGATCCACGAGGACTGGGGAGCCACCCCGGCCGCGATCGACGCCTGCCTGGGCGTCTGCGACGAGACCGGCGCCCAGCTCGCCATCCACACCGACACGCTCAACGAGGCCGGATTCGTCGGCGACACCCTCGCCGCCATCGCCGGCCGCACGCTCCACGCGTACCACACCGAGGGCGCGGGCGGCGGCCACGCGCCCGACATCATCACCGTGGTCTCCGAGCCCTACGTCCTTCCCAGCTCCACCAACCCCACCCGGCCGCACACCGTCAACACCCTCGAGGAACACCTCGACATGCTGATGGTCTGCCACCACCTCAACCCGGCCGTCCCCGAGGACCTGGCCTTCGCCGAGTCCCGGATCCGGCCCACCACCATCGCCGCCGAGGACATCCTCCACGACCTCGGCGCCATCTCGATCATCTCCTCCGACTCCCAGGCCATGGGCCGCATCGGCGAGGTCGTCCTGCGGACCTGGCAGACCGCCCACGTGATGAAGAGGCGCCGCGGCGCCCTCCCCGGCGACGGCCGCGCCGACAACCACCGCGCCCGCCGCTACGTCGCCAAGTACACGATCAACCCGGCCGTCGCGCAGGGCATCGACCACGAGATCGGCTCCGTCGAGACCGGCAAACTCGCCGACCTCGTCCTGTGGAACCCGGCCTTCTTCGGCGTCAAGCCCGAACTCGTCCTCAAGGGCGGCCAGATCGCCTACGCGCAGATGGGCGACGCCAACGCCTCCATCCCCACCCCGCAGCCCGTGCTGCCCCGGCCCATGTTCGGCGCCCACGGCCGCGCCCCGGCGACGAACTCCGTCAACTTCGTCTCGCAGGCCGCCATCGACGACACCCTGCCCGGCCGCCTCGGCCTCGGCAAGCGGTTCGTCGCCACCGGCAACACCCGTGGACTCACCAAGGCCGACATGCGCGAGAACGCGGCCCTGCCCCGGGTCGAGGTCGACCCCGACAGCTTCGCCGTGACCATCGACGGCGACCCGGTCGAACCGGCCCCCGCCACCGAACTGCCCATGGCGCAGCGGTACTTCCTCTTCTGA
- a CDS encoding urease accessory protein UreF, with the protein MSRAALLVLADGRFPAGGHAHSGGAEPAVRAGRIRDARDLEGFCRGRLHTTGLTSAGLAAAAALGADPVALDAAADARTPSPALRAATRRLGRQLMRAARATWPCAELDALAEAFPRGAHQPVVLGATARAAGLGPEDAAHCAAYESVSGPATAAVRLLSLDPYEATAVLARLAPDMDDVAARATAAARRGTDALPAASAPLLDITAEQHAAWPVRLFAS; encoded by the coding sequence ATGAGCCGCGCCGCGCTCCTCGTGCTCGCCGACGGGCGCTTCCCCGCCGGCGGGCACGCCCACTCCGGCGGCGCCGAACCCGCCGTCCGGGCCGGCCGCATCCGCGACGCCCGCGACCTGGAGGGCTTCTGCCGCGGCCGCCTCCACACGACCGGGCTCACCTCGGCGGGGCTCGCCGCGGCCGCCGCCCTCGGCGCCGACCCCGTGGCGCTCGACGCCGCCGCCGACGCCCGCACGCCGTCGCCCGCCCTGCGGGCCGCCACCCGCAGGCTCGGCCGGCAGCTGATGCGGGCCGCCCGCGCCACCTGGCCCTGCGCCGAACTGGACGCGCTGGCCGAGGCGTTCCCGCGCGGCGCCCACCAGCCCGTCGTCCTCGGTGCCACCGCCCGCGCCGCCGGCCTCGGCCCCGAGGACGCCGCGCACTGCGCCGCGTACGAGAGTGTCAGCGGCCCCGCCACCGCGGCCGTACGGCTGCTCAGCCTCGACCCGTACGAGGCCACCGCCGTCCTCGCCCGCCTCGCCCCCGACATGGACGACGTCGCCGCCCGCGCCACGGCCGCGGCCCGCCGGGGCACCGACGCCCTGCCCGCCGCGTCCGCCCCGCTGCTCGACATCACCGCCGAGCAGCACGCCGCCTGGCCCGTCCGCCTCTTCGCTTCCTGA
- the ureG gene encoding urease accessory protein UreG, giving the protein MHLDHSHDHEAPAALSADAVGPDGTRRALRIGLGGPVGSGKTATVAALCRALRDELSLAVVTNDIYTREDAEFLLRNAVLPPERIQAVETGACPHTAIRDDISANLEAVEDLEHTVGPLDLILVESGGDNLTATFSKGLVDAQIFVIDVAGGDDIPRKGGPGVTTADLLVVNKTDLAPYVGSDLERMARDAQEQRGDLPVAFTSLTAENGVAPVVAWVRDRLADWTARAAA; this is encoded by the coding sequence ATGCACCTCGACCACTCCCACGACCACGAGGCCCCCGCCGCCCTCAGCGCCGACGCCGTAGGCCCCGACGGCACCCGCCGCGCCCTGCGCATCGGCCTCGGCGGCCCCGTGGGGTCCGGCAAGACCGCGACCGTCGCCGCGCTCTGCCGCGCCCTGCGCGACGAGCTCTCCCTGGCCGTCGTCACCAACGACATCTACACCCGCGAGGACGCCGAGTTCCTGCTGCGCAACGCGGTCCTGCCGCCCGAGCGCATCCAGGCCGTCGAGACCGGCGCCTGCCCGCACACCGCGATCCGCGACGACATCTCCGCCAACCTCGAAGCCGTCGAGGACCTGGAGCACACCGTGGGACCGCTCGACCTGATCCTCGTCGAATCCGGCGGCGACAACCTCACCGCGACCTTCTCCAAGGGCCTCGTGGACGCCCAGATCTTCGTCATCGACGTGGCGGGCGGCGACGACATCCCCCGCAAGGGCGGACCCGGCGTCACCACCGCCGACCTGCTCGTCGTCAACAAGACCGACCTCGCCCCGTACGTCGGCTCCGACCTGGAGCGCATGGCACGCGACGCGCAGGAGCAGCGCGGCGACCTGCCCGTCGCCTTCACCTCGCTCACCGCCGAGAACGGCGTCGCGCCCGTCGTCGCCTGGGTGCGCGACCGGCTCGCCGACTGGACGGCGCGGGCCGCCGCATGA
- a CDS encoding urease accessory protein UreD, with product MSVHATARIVAERNGTLPVLESDGPLALRRTRATGPHPHARVTVVGAMSAPLGGDRLALEATVRDGARLTVDSAAATVALPGRAGDGPAHYDVRLTVGDDAELRWLPEQLIAAHGSALRMRTVVELAATARLVLREEQILGRYGEVPGTLTTRLTVHRAGRPLLDQELSCGPGAPGGWDGAAVLAGHRAVGQLLVVDARFGDRPVAARALGDTAVVTPLAGPAALVTAVAPDALRLRRVLDDALAELAPAGAAVPAVRDLAA from the coding sequence ATGAGCGTCCACGCCACCGCCCGGATCGTCGCCGAGCGGAACGGCACCCTGCCCGTCCTGGAGAGCGACGGACCGCTCGCCCTGCGCCGCACCCGGGCCACCGGGCCGCACCCGCACGCCCGGGTCACCGTCGTCGGCGCGATGAGCGCCCCCCTCGGCGGCGACCGGCTGGCCCTGGAGGCGACGGTACGGGACGGGGCCCGGCTCACGGTCGACTCGGCCGCGGCCACCGTGGCCCTGCCCGGGCGCGCCGGGGACGGCCCCGCCCACTACGACGTACGGCTCACCGTCGGCGACGACGCGGAGCTGCGCTGGCTGCCCGAGCAGCTGATCGCCGCGCACGGCTCGGCGCTGCGCATGCGGACCGTCGTCGAACTGGCCGCGACGGCCCGGCTCGTGCTGCGCGAGGAGCAGATCCTCGGCCGGTACGGCGAGGTGCCGGGCACGCTCACGACGCGGCTCACCGTCCACCGCGCCGGCCGCCCGCTCCTCGACCAGGAGCTGTCCTGCGGGCCCGGCGCCCCCGGCGGCTGGGACGGCGCGGCCGTCCTGGCCGGGCACCGCGCGGTGGGGCAACTCCTCGTCGTGGACGCCCGGTTCGGGGACCGGCCCGTGGCGGCCCGGGCCCTCGGGGACACCGCGGTGGTCACGCCGCTCGCGGGACCCGCCGCCCTGGTCACCGCCGTGGCCCCGGACGCCCTGCGGCTGCGCCGCGTCCTGGACGACGCGCTCGCGGAGCTGGCTCCGGCGGGCGCCGCCGTCCCGGCCGTCCGCGACCTGGCCGCCTGA
- a CDS encoding lysophospholipid acyltransferase family protein produces the protein MFYYLLKHVFLGPLLRLLFRPRTEGLEHIPESGAAIVAGNHLSFSDHFLMPAVLKRRITFLAKQEYFTGPGIKGRLTAAFFRSAGQIPVDRSGKDAGQAAIREGLGVLERGELLGIYPEGTRSHDGRLYKGKVGVAVMAIRAGVPVIPCAMVGTFEIQPPGKVVPKIKRVTIRFGRPLDFSRYAGMEHEKAVLRAVTDEIMYEILALSGQEYVDDYAARVKAAAEAAEPHRTLPWRRR, from the coding sequence GTGTTCTACTACCTGCTCAAGCATGTGTTCCTCGGACCTCTGCTGCGGCTGCTGTTCCGGCCGAGGACGGAGGGCCTGGAGCACATCCCGGAGAGCGGCGCGGCCATCGTGGCGGGCAACCACCTGTCGTTCTCGGACCACTTCCTGATGCCGGCCGTGCTGAAGCGGCGCATCACCTTCCTCGCCAAGCAGGAGTACTTCACGGGCCCCGGCATCAAGGGCCGCCTGACCGCGGCGTTCTTCCGGAGCGCGGGGCAGATCCCCGTCGACCGGTCCGGCAAGGACGCCGGGCAGGCGGCCATCCGGGAGGGACTCGGGGTGCTGGAGCGGGGCGAGCTGCTGGGGATCTACCCGGAGGGCACCCGCTCGCACGACGGGCGGCTGTACAAGGGCAAGGTCGGCGTGGCGGTGATGGCCATCAGAGCGGGGGTGCCGGTGATCCCCTGCGCCATGGTCGGCACGTTCGAGATCCAGCCGCCCGGCAAGGTCGTGCCGAAGATCAAGCGGGTCACGATCCGTTTCGGCAGGCCGCTGGACTTCTCGCGGTACGCGGGCATGGAGCATGAGAAGGCGGTGCTGCGCGCGGTGACCGACGAGATCATGTACGAGATCCTCGCGCTGTCGGGGCAGGAGTACGTCGACGACTACGCGGCCAGGGTGAAGGCGGCGGCCGAGGCGGCGGAGCCCCACCGGACGCTGCCGTGGCGGCGCCGCTGA
- a CDS encoding lanthionine synthetase LanC family protein, whose amino-acid sequence MPDTPAPTADPAPALGLAVRLLTAWATEPALRTAPAALPSDPGIPALAHVVAGYGVPEATGAAARAVAVWAGAAGRGPAHTGLYDGGLSGTLVGLRLGALLHPPLHRAADRLGDRLVEGAGARRWRREGVRLADYDLITGPSGMLLALCAVGGDVPAGPRLEPFTAQLGALCDGDDLGRLRTDGYTAHPHLSWLQGRINTGMGHGVAGLVAALTAALRRTGPEPTTAAALGRAAGWLAGQSYVDERGLRTWPGAATAGPPPPVAAPRQAWCYGTPGVAWALWDAADVLGDRAAAEAAADAFTTVAERYDEGFHLSGDRPGDLLGLCHGAAGVLALAEAFERYARLPAAGALRARLVRRLEDGLGRAGVREGWGPDLLTGAAGALAGLLTAGYGGSRAWLPCLGLR is encoded by the coding sequence GTGCCCGACACTCCCGCCCCCACCGCGGATCCCGCCCCCGCACTCGGCCTCGCCGTCCGCCTCCTGACCGCCTGGGCCACCGAACCGGCCCTCCGTACCGCGCCCGCCGCGCTTCCGTCGGACCCCGGCATCCCCGCCCTGGCCCATGTCGTCGCCGGCTACGGCGTGCCCGAGGCCACCGGGGCGGCGGCCCGGGCGGTGGCCGTGTGGGCGGGCGCGGCCGGGCGGGGCCCCGCGCACACGGGCCTGTACGACGGCGGGCTGTCCGGCACGCTCGTCGGGCTGCGCCTCGGCGCCCTGCTCCACCCGCCGCTGCACCGGGCCGCCGACCGCCTGGGCGACCGGCTCGTCGAGGGGGCCGGGGCGCGGAGGTGGCGGCGCGAAGGGGTGCGGCTGGCCGACTACGACCTGATCACCGGCCCGTCCGGCATGCTGCTCGCGCTGTGCGCCGTGGGCGGGGACGTCCCCGCCGGCCCCCGACTGGAGCCGTTCACGGCGCAGTTGGGCGCGCTGTGCGATGGCGACGACCTGGGGCGGCTGCGGACGGACGGCTATACGGCCCACCCCCACCTGTCCTGGCTGCAGGGCCGGATCAACACGGGCATGGGCCACGGCGTCGCGGGCCTGGTCGCCGCGCTCACCGCGGCCCTGCGTCGCACGGGCCCGGAGCCCACGACGGCCGCCGCGCTGGGCCGGGCGGCCGGCTGGCTGGCCGGGCAGTCGTACGTGGACGAGCGGGGGCTGCGCACCTGGCCGGGCGCGGCGACGGCCGGGCCGCCTCCGCCCGTGGCGGCCCCGCGTCAGGCCTGGTGCTACGGGACGCCCGGTGTGGCGTGGGCGCTGTGGGACGCGGCGGACGTGCTGGGCGACCGTGCGGCGGCCGAGGCGGCGGCGGACGCGTTCACGACGGTCGCCGAGCGGTACGACGAGGGCTTCCACCTGTCCGGGGACCGGCCCGGCGACCTGCTGGGGCTGTGCCACGGCGCGGCCGGGGTGCTGGCCCTGGCCGAGGCCTTCGAGCGGTACGCGCGGCTTCCGGCGGCCGGCGCGCTGCGGGCCCGGCTCGTACGGCGGCTGGAGGACGGGCTGGGCCGCGCGGGGGTGAGGGAGGGCTGGGGCCCGGACCTGCTGACGGGCGCCGCAGGGGCGCTGGCCGGGCTGCTGACGGCCGGGTACGGGGGGTCGCGCGCCTGGCTGCCGTGCCTCGGGCTGCGCTGA
- a CDS encoding lantibiotic dehydratase — MALLRIAGMPCDRWTEAGSPALFARVVRHADAAGLRAARARALAERLGAEVVPSPLLAGTARRAVLALRRRLHAGAAPDVADCRLLDRSPAVPPDLAAEARALREADVAAAAEGLALERALADEQVRVAARGWETARTSPLMRAFLDSAAPGLAEDVERRLAEGGSWHDKQLRKRAAYLWRVLARAAAKTTPRGWAGQLAAIDVGEDSTGAAGASVPLWVPSPLTAEAGADGGGASRLGSGPGADGRGASPIAAEAGADGGGGSRPAADPAADGDRPSWLAAGSAADGRGTSWPVPGAAANGDRPSWLATDPAADGSGASWPVPDPAADGRGTSWPVPGAGADGGHPSRPVPGARADGDGAWLVGSGAWVGAVAAGAVENVHLVRARAGVVDLREAGPDTLLVPAPLHFTEPGAVRCWVVEPHAPGRLRQVVLRRTAALQRVLALCAEGPVALGDLEKALSATASGAAPQDPAVLRGFLRHLAARGVLQVCAAPRQRYTAWAEPGVVTTPQALPRPVGAEDGDPAGWFLDSYRRLDATVPAGAAERVERGLRIAARMAALRDTAATSAWPPAEVLAGLTDEPRPVSELLAERLARADGAQPGGAARHRYAGWPAAADPGSGYAAMLAHLAAHAHEDGVDVDDALLDAWGAPPADEALPPWPRDCLLRPLPGPGPLAVLETASAAGVLDARFADGLRTLCGTYGGADAYRAFLASVEREAGVRFVELLVPPLGERAANAVRRPVTTAWWTGDPDPAPYYGGDGGRARYLPLDRITLRRACGRVVAEADGRRVLPVHHATRTPAPPYDVLLRLLLAAGPPPTRSYVRLDGPAAALPGLARVPRVTVGGELVVAPATWRVSRSRLWHAGDPPLAKVRTLALLRRSAGLPRYAFVRTGAEAKPVPVDLASVTAIGLVERLCAQQAGGELLVEEMLPGPGDLVLRDALHGGAPVAAQVLLRLPHGPAAERLAARAAAGLAPVAAAPDVPGRRPPRGRTAGAAITS, encoded by the coding sequence GTGGCTCTGCTGCGCATCGCCGGCATGCCGTGCGACCGGTGGACCGAGGCCGGGTCCCCCGCCCTGTTCGCGCGGGTCGTCCGGCACGCCGACGCCGCCGGTCTGCGCGCCGCCCGGGCCCGTGCGCTCGCCGAGCGGCTCGGCGCCGAGGTGGTGCCCAGCCCCCTCCTGGCGGGCACCGCCCGGCGCGCCGTCCTGGCGCTGCGGCGCAGGCTGCACGCCGGGGCAGCGCCGGACGTGGCGGACTGCCGCCTGCTGGACCGGTCCCCCGCCGTACCGCCGGACCTGGCGGCCGAGGCCCGGGCACTGCGGGAGGCGGACGTGGCGGCCGCGGCGGAGGGCCTGGCCCTGGAGCGCGCGCTCGCCGACGAGCAGGTACGGGTGGCGGCCCGGGGCTGGGAGACCGCCCGGACGAGCCCGCTGATGCGCGCGTTCCTCGACAGCGCGGCCCCGGGCCTCGCCGAGGACGTGGAGCGCCGGCTCGCGGAGGGCGGCTCCTGGCACGACAAGCAGCTGCGCAAGCGCGCGGCCTACCTGTGGCGCGTGCTCGCCCGCGCGGCCGCGAAGACGACCCCGCGGGGCTGGGCGGGGCAGCTGGCGGCGATCGACGTGGGCGAGGACTCCACGGGCGCGGCAGGAGCGAGCGTCCCGCTGTGGGTACCGTCGCCGCTCACGGCGGAGGCGGGGGCGGACGGTGGGGGTGCGTCACGACTCGGGTCGGGACCGGGGGCGGACGGCCGGGGGGCGTCTCCGATCGCGGCGGAGGCAGGGGCGGACGGCGGTGGTGGGTCGCGGCCCGCGGCCGACCCGGCGGCGGACGGCGATCGTCCGTCGTGGCTCGCGGCCGGCTCGGCGGCGGACGGCCGCGGCACGTCGTGGCCCGTGCCCGGCGCGGCGGCGAACGGCGATCGTCCGTCGTGGCTCGCGACCGACCCGGCGGCGGACGGCAGTGGTGCGTCGTGGCCCGTGCCCGACCCGGCGGCGGACGGCCGCGGTACATCGTGGCCCGTGCCCGGCGCGGGGGCGGACGGCGGCCACCCGTCCAGGCCCGTGCCCGGCGCGAGGGCGGACGGCGACGGTGCGTGGTTGGTCGGGTCCGGGGCGTGGGTGGGGGCCGTGGCGGCCGGGGCCGTGGAGAACGTGCATCTGGTGCGGGCCCGGGCCGGGGTCGTCGATCTGCGGGAGGCCGGTCCGGACACGCTGCTGGTGCCGGCGCCGTTGCACTTCACGGAGCCGGGCGCGGTGCGGTGCTGGGTGGTGGAGCCGCACGCGCCCGGCCGGCTCCGGCAGGTGGTGCTGCGGCGCACCGCGGCCCTGCAGCGGGTCCTCGCCCTGTGCGCCGAGGGTCCGGTGGCGCTCGGCGACCTGGAGAAGGCGCTGTCGGCCACTGCCTCCGGGGCCGCGCCGCAGGACCCCGCCGTGCTGCGCGGCTTCCTGCGGCACCTGGCCGCGAGGGGCGTCCTCCAGGTGTGCGCGGCGCCCCGGCAGCGGTACACGGCCTGGGCGGAGCCCGGGGTGGTGACCACCCCGCAGGCGCTGCCCCGGCCGGTGGGCGCCGAGGACGGCGACCCCGCCGGGTGGTTCCTGGACTCGTACCGGCGGCTCGACGCCACGGTCCCGGCCGGCGCGGCCGAGCGGGTGGAGCGCGGGCTGCGGATCGCCGCCCGGATGGCGGCCCTGCGCGATACGGCCGCCACCTCCGCGTGGCCGCCCGCCGAGGTTCTGGCGGGTCTCACCGACGAGCCGCGCCCGGTCAGCGAACTGCTGGCCGAGCGTCTGGCCCGCGCGGACGGCGCACAGCCCGGCGGGGCCGCCCGTCACCGGTACGCGGGCTGGCCGGCCGCCGCCGACCCCGGTTCCGGGTACGCGGCGATGCTCGCCCACCTGGCGGCCCACGCGCACGAGGACGGGGTCGACGTGGACGACGCGCTGCTGGACGCCTGGGGCGCGCCGCCCGCCGACGAGGCCCTGCCGCCGTGGCCGCGCGACTGTCTGCTGCGGCCCCTGCCGGGGCCCGGTCCGCTCGCCGTCCTGGAGACGGCGTCCGCCGCCGGGGTGCTCGACGCGCGTTTCGCGGACGGGCTGCGGACGCTGTGCGGCACGTACGGCGGCGCGGACGCGTACCGGGCGTTCCTGGCCTCCGTGGAGCGCGAGGCCGGGGTGCGGTTCGTGGAGCTGCTGGTGCCGCCGCTCGGCGAGCGGGCGGCCAACGCCGTACGACGGCCCGTCACCACCGCCTGGTGGACGGGTGATCCGGACCCGGCGCCGTACTACGGAGGGGACGGCGGCCGGGCCCGGTACCTGCCGCTGGACCGGATCACCCTGCGCCGCGCGTGCGGCCGCGTCGTCGCCGAGGCCGACGGCCGGCGGGTGCTCCCGGTGCACCACGCGACCCGTACGCCCGCCCCGCCGTACGACGTGCTGCTGCGGCTCCTGCTGGCGGCCGGCCCGCCGCCCACGCGCTCGTACGTGCGTCTCGACGGCCCGGCCGCCGCGCTGCCCGGTCTCGCGCGGGTGCCGCGCGTCACCGTGGGCGGCGAGCTGGTGGTCGCCCCGGCCACCTGGCGGGTGAGCCGCTCGCGGCTGTGGCACGCCGGCGACCCTCCCCTGGCGAAGGTGCGCACGCTGGCCCTGCTGCGCCGGTCCGCGGGGCTGCCCCGGTACGCCTTCGTCCGTACCGGGGCGGAAGCGAAGCCGGTGCCGGTGGACCTGGCGTCGGTGACCGCGATCGGCCTCGTGGAACGGCTCTGCGCCCAGCAGGCCGGCGGTGAGCTGCTGGTCGAGGAGATGCTGCCCGGCCCCGGCGACCTGGTCCTGCGCGACGCCCTGCACGGCGGCGCGCCGGTCGCCGCCCAGGTGCTGCTGCGCCTGCCCCACGGCCCGGCGGCGGAGCGGCTGGCGGCGCGGGCCGCCGCCGGACTCGCGCCCGTCGCGGCCGCCCCAGACGTCCCCGGCCGTCGGCCCCCACGCGGGCGGACCGCCGGGGCGGCCATCACCTCCTGA